In Lemur catta isolate mLemCat1 chromosome 1, mLemCat1.pri, whole genome shotgun sequence, one DNA window encodes the following:
- the MAP1A gene encoding microtubule-associated protein 1A isoform X2 — MDGVAEFSEYVSETVDVPSPFDLLEPPTSGGFLKLSKPCCYIFPGGRGDSALFAVNGFNILVDGGSDRKSCFWKLVRHLDRIDSVLLTHIGADNLPGINGLLQRKVAELEEEQSQGSSSYSDWVKNLISPELGVVFFNVPDKLRLPDASRKAKRSIEEACLTLQHLNRLGIQAEPLYRVVSNTIEPLTLFHKMGVGRLDMYVLNPVKDSKEMQFLMQKWAGNSKAKTGIVLASGKEAEISVPYLTSITALVVWLPANPTEKIVRVLFPGNAPQNKILEGLEKLRHLDFLRYPVATQKDLAAGPVPTNLKPSKIKQRADSKESLKATTKTAVSKLAKREEVAEEGAKEARSELAKELAKTEKKAKEASEKPPEKPAKPERVRTESSEALKAEKRKLIKDKVGKKHLKEKISKLEEKKDKEKKEIKKERKEFKKDEGRKEEKRDAKREDKRKDTKPEVKKISKPDLKPFTPEVRKTLYKAKAPGRVKIDKSRAARGEKELSSEPRTPPAQKGTVPLPTVSGHRELALSSPEDLTQDFEEMKREERSLLAEQRDTGLVEKPLPLDTTEGAPPSTAIQGIPPSVPGLGQEEHVMKEKEAVPDIPEEQGSKDRGPDSGAETEEEKDTWEEKKQRETERLPDKTEAREESEPEVKEDVIEKAELEEMEEVHPSDEEEEEETKAESFYQKHMQEALKVTPKGREALGGRELGLQGKAPEKETSSFLSSLATPAGATEHVSYIQDETIPGYSETEQTISDEEIHDEPEERPAPPRFQTSTYDLPGPEGPGPFEASQPADSSVPTTSSKGYGAPETELTYPPNMVAAPLAEEEHVSSATSITECDKLSSFATSVAEDQSVASLTAPQTEETGKSSLLLDTVTSIPSSRTEATQGLDYVPSAGTISPTSSLEEDKGFKSPPCEDFSVTGEPEKKGEITGRGLPGDRAIEEEEEMANVEMSDKLCSQYGTPMFGAPGHALHPGEPALGEVEERCLSPDDSTVKMASPPASGPPSATHTPFHQSPVEEKSEPQDFQEVGSWGDTKRTPGVGKEDAAEKTVKPGPEEGTLEEGKMPPPRSPQAQEAPISIVRGHTGYRIQLLSEQDKAIVFETVKAGEPTGPILGEALPGGLRTSPQEPGEPQKDEVLQFPDRSLSPEDAESLSVLSMVSPDTANQEPTPRSPCGLTEQYLHKDLWPEVSPEDTQSLSVSEESPSKETSLDISSKQLSPENLGILQFGELNLGKEEKEPLMQAEDTSHQLAPVSIPEPYAATVSPPLHGTTGYSAQADFTDESPDRKLPASSFSHSIPSGDGKHSPGVITSPGEHILTPDSSLTKSPESLPSPAMEDIAMEWESKVPGLKDRTPQDKDKEPEPKDEVLQQKDKTLEQKDVVVQQKDTAIPKKDEALEEKNKAVKQQDEALEQKGRDLNQKDVVLEQKDKALEPKDKDLEQKDKALDQDKIPEERDKALEQKDTALGQKHKALEPKDKDLEQKDRDSEQKDTALEQKDKALEPKDKDLEHEDRDSEQKDTALEQKDKALGPKEKDLEQKDKVLGQKDMIPEEKDKTLEQKVQDFEHKDKAPEEEVPELKGKALEQTDKAPEQKDKAQEQKDTGSEKEDQALEQKYWALGQKDEALEQNNKAVEQKDKALEEKDKTQREESLAQEDKTTKPEEKILEEKSLEKVKAVEQKEEALQEKTKALGLKESPVLEVKAGEQEEKYWKEQDVVQEWQEISPTRGKPVGEQKEPAPAWEDTAPKQENRYWRGREDVALEEDTYWRELSCERKVWFPHELDGQGARPRYSEERESTFLDEGLEDEQEVPSTEHTPRSPWASDFKDFQEPSPQKGLEVERWLAESPVGLPPEEEDKLTRSPFEIISPPASPPEMVGQRVPSAPGQESPIPEPKPMPPMRNEPTTPSWLADIPPWVPKDTPLPPPPLSPAPTPPTPAPEPHTPSPFSWGTAEYDNVVAAVQEGAAELEGGPYSPLGKDYLKAEGEREEEGRAEAPDSSPQSSKVPEASESHTTADPEQTEPEQREPTPYPDERSFQYADIYEQMMLTGLGPACPTREPALGAAGDWPPRLSTKEEAAGRNTSAEKELSSPVSPKSLQSDTATFSYASLAGPTLPTRQEPEPGLSVESSLTPPAVPPRAPISLSKGPSPPLNDNILSCSPEGRTPSPKESGRGHWDDSTSDSELEKGALEQSEKEAQSPSPPHPIPVGPPTLWPETEAHTSPSSDSHLGPVRPSLDFPASAFGFSSLQPAPPQLPSPAEPRSAPCGSLAFSGDRALALAPGPPTRVRHDEYLEVTKAPSLDSSLPQLPSPSSPGAPLLSNLPRPASPALSEGSSSEATTPVISSVAERFPLGLEAAEKGSGELDPEMEPAAHSLWDLTPLSPAPPPSLDLALAPARSLPGDMDDGTLPCRLECSEAAMKPSPFQGPSGDCAANGTNETSPNPPGPTPAKAEKEEAEACSAWECGAWPEGAERSSRPDTLLSPEQPLCPREGSGGPPSSISPEVEAGPQGCATEPQPHHGELSPSFLDPPLPLSMDDNDLSTEEAQLVGRGGWHRAGGPGNTGGPCPVADETPPTSASDSGSSQSDSDVPPETEECPSITAEAALDSDEDGDFLPVDKAGGVSGTHHPRPGHDPPPIPQPDPHPSPPRPDVCMADPEGLSSESGRVERLREKEKVQGRVGRRPPGRAKPASPARRLDLRGKRSPTPGKGPADRASRAPPRPRSTTSQVTPAEEKDGHSPMSKGLVNGLKAGPMALGSKGGTGSPVYVDLAYIPNHCSGKTADLDFFRRVRASYYVVSGNDPANGEPSRAVLDALLEGKAQWGENLQVTLIPTHDTEVTREWYQQTHEQQQQLNVLVLASSSTVVMQDESFPACKIEF; from the exons ATGGATGGTGTGGCTGAGTTCTCCGAATACGTCTCTGAGACTGTGGATGTGCCATCCCCCTTTGACCTGCTAGAGCCTCCCACCTCAGGGGGCTTCCTCAAGCTCTCCAAGCCTTGCTGCTACATTTTCCCTGGTGGTCGTGGGGACTCTGCCCTCTTTGCTGTTAATGGTTTCAACATCCTGGTGGATGGTGGCTCTGATCGCAAGTCCTGCTTTTGGAAACTGGTGCGGCACCTGGACCGCATTGACTCTGTGCTACTCACACACATTGGGGCAGACAACCTGCCAGGCATCAATGGACTCCTGCAGCGCAAAGTGGCAGAGTTAGAGGAGGAGCAGTCCCAAGGGTCTAGCAGCTACAGCGACTGGGTGAAGAATCTCATCTCCCCTGAACTTGGAGTTGTTTTTTTCAACGTGCCTGATAAGCTGCGGTTGCCTGATGCCTCCCGGAAAGCCAAGCGCAGCATTGAGGAGGCTTGCCTCACTCTGCAGCACCTAAACCGCCTGGGAATCCAGGCTGAGCCTCTGTACCGTGTGGTCAGCAACACCATTGAGCCACTGACCCTATTCCACAAAATGGGTGTGGGCCGGCTGGACATGTATGTCCTCAACCCTGTCAAGGACAGCAAAGAGATGCAGTTCCTCATGCAAAAGTGGGCAGGCAATAGTAAAGCCAAGACAGGCATTGTGCTGGCCAGCGGGAAGGAGGCTGAGATCTCAGTGCCCTACCTCACCTCTATCACTGCTCTGGTGGTCTGGCTACCAGCCAACCCCACTGAGAAGATTGTACGTGTACTTTTCCCAGGAAATGCTCCCCAGAACAAGATCTTAGAGGGCCTGGAAAAACTTCGGCACCTGGACTTCCTGCGTTACCCTGTGGCCACACAGAAGGACCTGGCTGCTGGGCCTGTGCCCACCAACCTGAAACCCAGCAAAATAAAACAGCGGGCTGACAGCAAGGAGAGCCTCAAAGCCACTACCAAGACAGCTGTGAGCAAGCTAGCCAAACGGGAGGAGGTGGCGGAAGAGGGAGCCAAGGAGGCTCGCTCAGAGCTGGCCAAGGAGTTAGCCAAGACAGAGAAGAAGGCAAAAGAGGCATCTGAGAAGCCCCCAGAGAAGCCTGCCAAGCCTGAGAGGGTGCGGACAGAGTCAAGTGAGGCACTGAAGGCAGAGAAGCGAAAGCTGATCAAAGATAAGGTGGGAAAGAAGCACCTTAAAGAAAAGATATCAAagctggaagagaaaaaagacaaggagaaaaaagagatcaagaaggagagaaaagagttcaagaaggatgaaggaaggaaagaggagaagagggATGCCAAGAGGGAGGACAAGAGGAAAGATACCAAACCTGAGGTCAAGAAGATTTCCAAGCCAGACCTGAAGCCCTTTACCCCTGAGGTACGTAAGACCCTCTACAAAGCCAAGGCCCCTGGAAGAGTCAAGATAGACAAGAGCCGAGCTGCCCGCGGGGAGAAGGAGCTGTCTTCTGAGCCCCGGACACCCCCAGCTCAGAAGGGGACTGTACCACTCCCAACAGTCAGTGGGCACAGGGAGCTGGCCCTGTCCTCACCAGAGGACCTCACACAGGACTTTGAGGAGATGAAACGTGAGGAGAGAAGTTTGCTGGCTGAACAAAGGGACACAGGACTTGTAGAGAAACCACTCCCTCTAGACACTACAGAGGGGGCACCCCCAAGCACAGCTATCCAGGGAATACCACCCTCTGTCCCAGGGCTGGGACAAGAAGAGCACGTGATGAAGGAGAAAGAGGCTGTTCCAGACATCCCTGAGGAACAAGGCAGTAAGGACAGAGGCCCAGACTCTGGGGCtgaaacagaggaagagaaagatacCTGGGAggaaaagaagcagagagaaacagaaaggctCCCAGATAAAACAGAAGCCAGAGAGGAAAGTGAACCTGAGGTAAAGGAGGATGTGATAGAAAAGGCTGAGTTAGAAGAAATGGAGGAGGTGCACCCTtcagatgaggaggaagaggaagagacaaaggCTGAGAGTTTTTACCAAAAACATATGCAGGAAGCCTTGAAAGTAACTCCAAAGGGCAGGGAGGCTCTTGGGGGCAGGgaactgggactacagggcaAGGCCCCTGAGAAAGAGACCTCGTCATTCCTAAGCAGCCTGGCCACACCTGCAGGAGCCACTGAGCATGTCTCTTACATCCAGGATGAGACAATCCCCGGCTACTCAGAGACTGAGCAGACCATCTCAGATGAGGAGATCCATGATGAACCGGAAGAGCGCCCAGCTCCGCCCAGATTCCAAACAAGTACGTATGACCTCCCTGGGCCTGAAGGGCCTGGCCCCTTTGAAGCCAGCCAGCCTGCAGATAGTTCCGTTCCTACCACTTCCAGCAAAGGCTATGGAGCACCAGAGACTGAACTCACCTACCCCCCCAACATGGTGGCTGCTCCTTTGGCTGAAGAGGAACATGTGTCCTCAGCCACCTCAATCACTGAGTGTGACAAACTTTCTTCCTTTGCCACATCAGTGGCTGAGGACCAGTCTGTGGCCTCACTTACAGCTCCCCAGACAGAGGAGACAGGCAAGAGCTCCCTACTGCTTGACACAGTCACAAGCATCCCCTCCTCCCGCACTGAAGCCACTCAGGGCTTGGACTACGTGCCATCAGCTGGTACCATCTCACCCACCTCCTcactggaagaagacaagggcTTCAAATCACCACCCTGTGAGGACTTCTCTGTGACTGGGGagccagagaagaaaggagagatcaCAGGGAGAGGCCTACCTGGAGATAGAGCCatagaagaagaggaggagatggcAAATGTAGAGATGTCTGATAAACTTTGCAGTCAATATGGAACCCCAATGTTTGGTGCCCCTGGGCATGCCCTACATCCAGGGGAACCGGCTCTCGGAGAAGTGGAGGAGCGGTGCCTCAGCCCAGATGACAGTACAGTGAAGATGGCCTCTCCTCCGGCATCTGGCCCACCCAGTGCCACCCACACACCCTTCCATCAGTCCCCAGTGGAAGAAAAGTCTGAGCCCCAAGACTTTCAGGAAGTGGGCTCCTGGGGAGACACTAAGCGCACACCAGGTGTGGGCAAAGAAGATGCTGCAGAGAAGACGGTCAAGCCAGGTCCTGAAGAGGGCACACTAGAGGAGGGGAAGATGCCTCCTCCCAGAAGCCCTCAGGCCCAGGAAGCCCCCATCAGCATTGTCAGGGGACATACAGGCTACAGAATTCAGCTGTTGTCAGAACAGGACAAAGCAATAGTCTTTGAGACTGTGAAGGCAGGAGAACCCACAGGCCCAATTCTGGGAGAAGCCCTTCCTGGAGGTTTGAGGACATCACCCCAAGAACCTGGTGAACCTCAGAAAGATGAGGTGCTCCAATTTCCTGACCGAAGCCTCTCCCCTGAAGATGCAGAGTCCCTCTCTGTCCTCAGCATGGtctctccagacactgccaaccAAGAGCCCACCCCCAGGTCTCCTTGTGGTCTGACAGAGCAGTACCTACACAAAGACCTTTGGCCAGAGGTGTCTCCAGAAGATACCCAGTCACTTTCTGTCTCAGAAGAAAGTCCTAGCAAGGAGACCTCTCTGGATATCTCTTCTAAGCAGCTCTCTCCAGAAAACCTTGGCATTCTCCAGTTTGGAGAACTAAaccttggaaaggaagaaaaggagccaCTGATGCAGGCTGAGGACACCTCTCACCAACTAGCTCCTGTGTCTATTCCAGAGCCCTATGCAGCCACAGTGTCACCTCCCTTACATGGGACCACTGGATATTCTGCACAGGCAGACTTCACAGATGAGAGCCCTGACAGAAAGTTACCTGCCAgctctttctctcactctataCCATCAGGAGATGGGAAGCACTCACCTGGGGTGATCACAAGCCCTGGTGAACACATTCTGACACCTGATAGCTCCCTCACCAAGAGTCCTGAGTCTTTGCCAAGCCCTGCCATGGAGGACATTGCTATGGAGTGGGAAAGTAAAGTTCCAGGGTTGAAAGATAGAACCCCACAGGATAAGGACAAGGAACCTGAGCCAAAGGATGAAGTCCTACAGCAGAAGGACAAAACTCTGGAGCAGAAGGATGTTGTTGTACAGCAGAAGGATACAGCCATTCCTAAGAAAGATGAAGCTCTAGAAGAAAAGAACAAGGCTGTGAAACAGCAGGATGAGGCtttagaacaaaaaggcagagactTAAACCAAAAGGATGTAGTATTAGAACAGAAGGACAAGGCCCTGGAACCAAAAGACAAAGACTTAGAACAAAAAGACAAGGCCCTGGATCAGGACAAGATCCCAGAAGAGAGAGATAAAGCCTTAGAACAAAAGGACACAGCCCTGGGACAGAAGCACAAGGCCTTGGAACCAAAAGACAAAGACttagaacaaaaagacagagaCTCAGAACAAAAGGACACAGCCCTGGAACAGAAGGACAAGGCCTTGGAACCAAAAGACAAAGACTTAGAACATGAGGACAGAGACTCAGAACAAAAGGACACAGCCCTGGAACAAAAGGACAAGGCCCTGGGACCAAAAGAGAAAGACTTAGAACAAAAAGATAAGGTCCTAGGACAGAAGGATATGATCccagaagagaaagacaaaactTTGGAACAAAAAGTCCAAGACTTTGAACATAAAGACAAGGCTCCAGAGGAAGAGGTCCCTGAACTTAAGGGCAAAGCCCTAGAACAGACAGACAAAGCCCCTGAACAGAAAGATAAGGCCCAGGAACAGAAGGATACGGGCTCAGAAAAGGAGGATCAGGCCTTAGAACAAAAATACTGGGCCTTAGGACAAAAGGATGAGGCCCTGGAACAAAACAATAAGGCTGTTGAACAGAAAGATAAGGCTCTGGAAGAGAAGGACAAAACTCAGAGAGAGGAGAGCCTAGCACAGGAGGATAAAACCACTAAACCAGAGGAGAAGATCCTAGAGGAAAAATCCCTAGAAAAGGTCAAGGCTGTGGAACAGAAGGAAGAAGCTCTTCAGGAGAAGACCAAAGCTCTGGGGCTGAAAGAGAGCCCAGTGTTGGAGGTCAAGGCTGGAGAGCAGGAAGAGAAGTACTGGAAAGAGCAGGATGTAGTCCAGGAGTGGCAAGAAATATCTCCAACCAGAGGGAAGCCAGTTGGAGAACAGAAAGAGCCGGCCCCAGCATGGGAGGACACTGCTCCTAAGCAGGAGAACAGGTATTGGAGGGGCAGAGAGGATGTGGCCCTGGAAGAGGACACATACTGGAGGGAGCTAAGTTGTGAGCGGAAGGTCTGGTTCCCTCATGAGCTGGATGGCCAAGGGGCCCGCCCACGGTACAGCGAGGAACGGGAGAGCACTTTCCTCGATGAGGGGCTAGAGGATGAGCAAGAAGTGCCCTCCACAGAGCACACACCCCGGAGCCCGTGGGCCTCAGACTTCAAGGATTTTCAGGAGCCCTCACCACAGAAGGGGCTGGAGGTAGAACGCTGGCTTGCTGAGTCACCAGTTGGGCTGCCACCAGAGGAAGAGGACAAGCTGACCCGCTCTCCTTTTGAGATCATCTCCCCTCCGGCCTCCCCACCTGAGATGGTTGGGCAGAGAGTTCCTTCAGCCCCAGGACAAGAGAGCCCTATCCCAGAGCCTAAGCCCATGCCACCCATGAGGAATGAACCCACCACCCCCTCATGGTTGGCTGACATCCCCCCATGGGTGCCCAAGGACACACCCTtgccccctccacccctctccccagctccaacTCCCCCTACACCTGCCCCAGAGCCCCACACTCCTTCACCCTTCTCCTGGGGCACAGCTGAATATGACAATGTGGTGGCTGCAGTGCAGGAGGGGGCAGCTGAGTTGGAAGGGGGGCCATACTCCCCCCTGGGGAAGGACTACCTCAAGGctgaaggggaaagggaagaagaaggtAGAGCTGAGGCTCCTGACAGCAGCCCCCAAAGCTCAAAGGTCCCAGAGGCCAGCGAGAGCCATACCACCGCAGACCCCGAGCAGACTGAACCAGAGCAGAGGGAGCCCACGCCCTATCCTGATGAGAGAAGCTTTCAATATGCAGACATCTATGAGCAGATGATGCTTACCGGGCTTGGCCCTGCATGCCCCACTAGGGAGCCTGCACTTGGAGCAGCTGGGGATTGGCCCCCACGCCTCTCAACCAAGGAGGAGGCTGCCGGCAGAAACACATCTGCAGAGAAGGAGCTTTCATCTCCTGTCTCCCCCAAGAGCCTCCAGTCTGACACTGCAACCTTTAGCTATGCATCCCTGGCAGGACCCACTCTACCCACCAGGCAGGAGCCTGAGCCAGGGCTGAGTGTGGAGTCCAGCCTCACCCCACCTGCAGTGCCCCCCCGTGCTCCTATCTCCCTGAGCAAAGGCCCAAGCCCCCCTCTTAATGATAACATCTTGAGCTGCAGCCCAGAGGGGAGGACCCCATCCCCCAAGGAATCAGGCCGTGGTCACTGGGATGACAGCACTAGTGACTCAGAGCTGGAGAAGGGGGCTCTGGAACAGTCAGAGAAAGAGGCCCAGTCCCCAAGTCCCCCTCACCCTATCCCTGTGGGACCCCCCACACTGTGGcctgaaactgaggcacataccAGCCCTTCCTCGGACTCACACCTGGGGCCTGTTCGACCCAGCCTGGACTTCCCCGCTTCAGCCTTTGGCTTCTCCTCGTTGCAGCCAGCTCCCCCACAGCTGCCGTCTCCAGCGGAACCTCGCTCAGCACCCTGTGGCTCCCTTGCCTTCTCTGGGGATAGAGCTCTGGCTCTGGCTCCGGGACCTCCGACCAGAGTCCGGCATGATGAGTACCTGGAAGTGACCAAGGCCCCCAGCCTAGACTCCTCACTGCCCCAGCTCCCATCACCTAGCTCTCCTGGGGCCCCTCTTCTCTCCAATCTGCCACGACCTGCCTCACCAGCCCTGTCTGAAGGCTCCTCCTCTGAGGCTACCACACCTGTGATTTCAAGTGTGGCTGAGCGCTTTCCTCTAGGCCTTGAGGCTGCAGAAAAAGGGTCTGGAGAGCTGGACCCAGAAATGGAACCAGCCGCTCACAGCCTCTGGGACCTCACTCCTCTAAGCCCAGCACCCCCCCCTTCACTGGACTTGGCCCTAGCTCCAGCTCGAAGCCTGCCTGGAGACATGGATGATGGCACCCTGCCCTGCCGCCTGGAGTGCTCAGAGGCAGCCATGAAGCCAAGCCCCTTCCAGGGTCCCTCTGGAGACTGTGCAGCCAATGGCACGAATGAAACCAGCCCCAACCCTCCAGGCCCTACCCCAGCTAAGGCTGAAAAAGAAGAGGCTGAGGCCTGTTCTGCCTGGGAATGTGGGGCCTGGCCTGAGGGAGCTGAGAGGAGCTCCCGGCCTGACACACTGCTGTCCCCTGAGCAGCCACTATGTCCCAGAGAGGGCTCTGGTGGCCCGCCCAGCAGTATCTCTCCTGAGGTTGAGGCTGGGCCCCAGGGATGTGCCactgagccccagccccaccatGGGGAGCTCTCCCCATCCTTCCTGGACCCACCTCTGCCCCTATCCATGGACGACAATGACCTTTCAACTGAAGAAGCTCAGCTGGTAGGAAGAGGGGGGTGGCACCGGGCAGGGGGGCCAGGGAACACagggggcccatgccctgtggcTGATGAGACACCCCCCACATCAGCCAGTGACTCAGGCTCCTCACAGTCAGATTCCGATGTCCCGCCAGAAACTGAGGAGTGTCCATCCATCACAGCTGAGGCAGCCCTCGACTCAGATGAAGATGGGGACTTCCTGCCTGTGGACAAAGCTGGGGGGGTCAGTGGAACTCACCATCCCAGGCCTGGCCACGACCCACCCCCTATCCCGCAGCCAGACccccatccatcccctccccgccctgaTGTGTGCATGGCAGACCCTGAGGGACTCAGCTCAGAGTCTGGGAGGGTAGAGAGGCTACGGGAGAAGGAGAAAGTGCAGGGACGAGTAGGGCGCAGGCCCCCAGGCAGGGCCAAGCCCGCATCCCCTGCACGGCGTCTGGATCTTCGGGGAAAACGCTCACCCACCCCCGGTAAAGGGCCTGCAGATCGAGCATCCCGAGCTCCACCCCGACCACGCAGCACTACAAGCCAGGTCACCCCAGCAGAGGAAAAGGATGGACACAGCCCCATGTCCAAAGGCCTGGTCAATGGACTCAAGGCAGGACCCA TGGCCTTGGGTTCCAAGGGCGGCACTGGCTCCCCTGTATATGTGGATCTCGCCTATATCCCGAATCACTGCAGTGGCAAGACTGCTGACCTTGACTTCTTCCGTCGAGTGCGTGCATCCTACTATGTGGTCAGTGGGAATGACCCTGCCAATGGCGAGCCAAGCCGGGCCGTGCTGGATGCCCTGCTGGAGGGCAAGGCCCAGTGGGGGGAGAATCTCCAG gtgactctgatCCCCACTCATGACACAGAGGTGACTCGTGAGTGGTACCAGCAGACTcatgagcagcagcagcaactgaATGTCCTGGTCCTGGCAAGCAGCAGCACCGTGGTCATGCAGGATGAGTCCTTCCCAGCCTGCAAGATTGAGTTCTGA